One part of the Entelurus aequoreus isolate RoL-2023_Sb linkage group LG05, RoL_Eaeq_v1.1, whole genome shotgun sequence genome encodes these proteins:
- the LOC133649848 gene encoding heart- and neural crest derivatives-expressed protein 1-like has protein sequence MNLIGGYQHHHHLMHEPFPFVQRCHQDAPYFQSWVLNHGEVPPDFQIQAPYAAGELAPAAAHDARLESLQAGMAKRRASGPKKERRRTESINTAFAELRECIPNVPADTKLSKIKTLRLATSYIAYLMDVLAKDSGETEGFKAEIKKFENRDLKRKRELNEGPQDSFGAEKKVKGRTGWPQQVWALELNQ, from the exons ATGAACCTGATCGGGGGCTACCAGCACCACCACCACCTCATGCACGAACCTTTCCCGTTCGTGCAGCGCTGCCACCAGGACGCGCCTTACTTCCAGAGCTGGGTGCTCAACCACGGCGAGGTGCCGCCGGACTTCCAGATCCAGGCTCCGTACGCGGCCGGGGAGCTGGCGCCGGCCGCGGCGCACGATGCCCGCCTGGAGAGCCTCCAGGCGGGGATGGCGAAGCGGCGAGCGTCGGGGCCCAAGAAGGAGCGCCGGAGGACGGAGAGCATCAACACGGCGTTCGCCGAGCTGCGGGAGTGTATCCCCAACGTACCGGCGGACACCAAACTGTCCAAAATAAAAACGTTACGCTTGGCCACAAGTTACATCGCCTACCTGATGGACGTCCTGGCCAAGGACTCTGGAGAGACTGAGGGCTTTAAGGCCGAAATTAAGAAATTTGAGAACCGGGATCTGAAAAGGAAGAGAGAGCTG AATGAAGGCCCACAGGACTCCTTCGGTGCCGAGAAGAAGGTAAAGGGCAGGACCGGGTGGCCACAGCAAGTTTGGGCTCTGGAGCTCAACCAATAa